One genomic window of Oleomonas cavernae includes the following:
- the putA gene encoding trifunctional transcriptional regulator/proline dehydrogenase/L-glutamate gamma-semialdehyde dehydrogenase, whose protein sequence is MAMTTIGVKIDDDLRARLKEAADKVGRTPHWLIKQSILTALDRLDRGGSLEIEEGAPEEAGAFLDFAQSVQPQSVLRAKITAAYRRPEPECLPLLIGEATLPAPVKAQARDLARTLVEALRAKRRRGVVDGLVHEYSLSTQEGVALMCLAEALLRIPDRATRDALIRDKISGGDWEAHLGHSPSLFVNAATWGLVVSGKLTTTTSEAGLSSALRRLIAKGGEPVIRKGVDIAMRMMGEQFVTGQTISEALANSRANEAAGFRYSYDMLGEAATTAADAQRYYDSYEQAIHAIGKAADRRGIYEGPGISIKLSALHPRYSRAQRERVMAELLPRLKALAALARHYDIGLNLDAEEADRLELSLDLLEALCFDPALAGWNGIGFVIQAYQKRAPFVIDYVIDLGRRSDHRLMIRLVKGAYWDSEIKRAQVDGLEGFPVYTRKLYTDVSYLACAAKLLAAPEAVFPQFATHNAHTLATVHAMAGENYYAGQYEFQCLHGMGEPLYEEVVGRDRLNRPCRIYAPVGTHETLLAYLVRRLLENGANTSFVNRIGDADVSIDDLIADPVELAQAIVPLGAPHPRIAAPRDLFGDARPNAEGIDLTNEQRLASLSAALLSGREGKWQAAPMLADRVAAGEGRAVANPADLRDIVGTVIDAGPEVVDEAVAHAVAAAPVWQSTPPAERAAILLRAADLMEARMTGLMGLIVREAGKSLANAVAEVREAVDFLRYYAVEARTKFSNDSHRPLGPVVCISPWNFPVAIFTGQVAAALAAGNTVLAKPAEETPLVAAQAVAILREAGVPAGALQLLTGAGEVGARLVADARVAGVMFTGSTAVARIIQKVLAGRLNRDGRPIPLIAETGGQNALIVDSSALAEQVVADVLLSAFDSAGQRCSALRVLCLQEDVADRVLDMLKGAVAELSVGNPDRLSTDVGPVISLDAQRNLLAHVAAMREKGCVVEELPLPASTRAGIFVAPTLIEIAGLDLLEREVFGPVLHVLRYRRDDLDALVDRINATGYALTAAVHTRIDETIAHLKDRLAAGNLYINRNLIGAVVGVQPFGGHGLSGTGPKAGGPLYLRRLLAQCRDNGPALGTVPPGAAALAWRAWLAAAGGKAQAAARFDAYLARTCSGVALELPGPVGERNVYSLAPRGAVLCVAQTAFGLAAQIGAALATGNKAVVTAELAGLPAALSGAVVVVEDRTTASFDVVLFEGDSDDLQALNQEMAARPGAIVPVFGVAADALAAGSEDYPLEWLLSERAISTNTAAAGGNASLMTIG, encoded by the coding sequence ATGGCCATGACCACGATCGGGGTTAAGATCGACGACGACCTGCGGGCGCGCCTGAAGGAGGCGGCGGACAAGGTCGGGCGGACACCCCACTGGCTGATCAAGCAGTCGATCCTGACGGCGCTCGATCGGCTGGATCGCGGCGGCTCCCTGGAAATCGAGGAGGGGGCACCGGAAGAGGCCGGCGCCTTTCTCGATTTCGCCCAGTCGGTGCAACCCCAATCCGTGCTGCGGGCCAAGATCACGGCGGCTTATCGCCGGCCCGAGCCCGAGTGCCTGCCGCTACTGATCGGCGAGGCGACCTTGCCGGCCCCGGTGAAGGCCCAGGCGCGCGATCTGGCGCGCACGCTGGTCGAAGCCTTGCGGGCCAAGCGGCGGCGCGGCGTGGTCGATGGCCTGGTTCATGAGTATTCGCTCTCGACCCAGGAGGGCGTCGCGCTGATGTGCCTGGCCGAGGCCCTGCTGCGCATTCCCGACCGGGCCACCCGCGATGCCCTGATCCGCGACAAGATCAGCGGCGGGGACTGGGAGGCGCACCTGGGCCACAGCCCGTCGCTGTTCGTCAATGCCGCGACCTGGGGCCTGGTGGTCTCGGGCAAGCTGACCACCACCACCAGCGAGGCCGGCCTGTCCTCGGCCCTGCGCCGGCTGATCGCCAAGGGCGGCGAGCCGGTGATCCGCAAGGGTGTCGACATCGCCATGCGCATGATGGGCGAGCAGTTCGTCACCGGCCAGACCATTTCCGAGGCCCTGGCCAACAGCCGGGCCAACGAGGCCGCGGGCTTCCGCTATTCCTACGACATGCTGGGCGAGGCGGCCACCACCGCGGCGGACGCCCAGCGTTACTACGACTCCTACGAGCAGGCGATCCACGCCATCGGCAAGGCGGCGGACCGGCGCGGCATCTACGAGGGGCCCGGCATCTCGATCAAGCTGTCGGCCCTGCACCCGCGCTATTCCCGGGCCCAGCGCGAACGGGTGATGGCCGAACTGCTGCCGCGCCTGAAAGCCCTGGCGGCCCTGGCCCGGCACTATGACATCGGCCTGAACCTCGATGCCGAGGAGGCCGACCGCCTCGAACTGTCGCTCGACCTGCTCGAGGCCCTGTGCTTCGACCCGGCCCTGGCCGGCTGGAACGGTATCGGTTTCGTCATCCAGGCCTATCAGAAACGGGCGCCCTTCGTCATCGACTATGTGATCGATTTAGGCAGGCGCAGCGACCATCGCCTGATGATCCGCCTGGTCAAGGGCGCCTATTGGGACAGCGAGATCAAGCGCGCCCAGGTCGACGGCCTGGAAGGCTTCCCGGTCTATACCCGCAAGCTCTACACCGATGTCTCCTACCTTGCCTGCGCGGCCAAGCTGCTGGCAGCGCCCGAGGCCGTGTTCCCGCAATTCGCCACCCACAATGCCCATACGCTGGCGACGGTCCATGCCATGGCGGGCGAGAATTATTACGCCGGCCAGTACGAGTTCCAGTGCCTGCACGGCATGGGCGAGCCCTTGTACGAAGAGGTGGTGGGCCGGGACAGGCTGAACCGGCCGTGTCGCATCTATGCGCCGGTCGGCACCCACGAGACCTTGCTCGCCTATCTGGTGCGCCGCCTGCTGGAAAACGGCGCCAATACCTCGTTCGTGAACCGCATCGGCGACGCCGATGTCTCGATCGACGACCTGATCGCCGATCCGGTGGAACTGGCCCAGGCGATTGTCCCGCTGGGCGCGCCGCATCCCAGGATCGCCGCCCCGCGCGACCTGTTCGGCGACGCCCGGCCCAATGCCGAAGGCATCGACCTGACCAACGAGCAGCGCCTGGCCTCGCTGTCGGCCGCCTTGCTCTCGGGACGCGAGGGCAAATGGCAGGCCGCCCCGATGCTGGCCGACCGGGTGGCGGCGGGCGAGGGGCGTGCGGTCGCCAACCCGGCCGACCTGCGCGACATCGTCGGCACCGTGATCGATGCCGGCCCGGAGGTGGTCGACGAGGCGGTGGCCCATGCCGTGGCGGCCGCCCCGGTGTGGCAGTCGACCCCGCCGGCCGAGCGGGCGGCCATCCTGCTGCGCGCGGCCGACCTGATGGAAGCGCGGATGACCGGCCTCATGGGCCTGATCGTGCGCGAGGCCGGGAAATCCCTGGCCAACGCTGTCGCCGAGGTGCGCGAGGCGGTCGACTTCCTGCGTTACTATGCCGTCGAGGCGCGCACGAAATTCTCCAACGACAGCCATCGCCCGCTGGGCCCGGTGGTATGCATCAGCCCGTGGAATTTCCCGGTGGCAATCTTCACTGGCCAGGTGGCGGCGGCGCTGGCTGCTGGTAACACTGTGCTGGCCAAGCCGGCGGAGGAGACACCGCTGGTGGCAGCCCAGGCGGTGGCGATCCTGCGCGAGGCCGGCGTGCCGGCCGGGGCGCTCCAGCTTCTCACCGGGGCCGGCGAGGTCGGCGCCCGCCTGGTCGCCGATGCGCGTGTCGCCGGGGTCATGTTCACCGGCTCGACCGCGGTGGCGCGGATCATCCAGAAGGTGCTGGCGGGCCGGCTCAATCGTGACGGCCGGCCGATTCCGCTGATCGCCGAGACCGGCGGGCAGAATGCCCTGATCGTGGACTCGTCCGCCCTGGCCGAGCAGGTGGTGGCCGACGTGCTGCTGTCGGCCTTCGATTCCGCAGGGCAGCGCTGCTCGGCCCTGCGGGTCTTGTGCCTGCAGGAGGATGTCGCCGACCGGGTGCTGGACATGCTGAAAGGCGCCGTGGCGGAATTGTCGGTCGGCAATCCCGACCGGCTGTCGACCGACGTGGGGCCGGTGATCAGCCTGGATGCCCAGCGCAACCTGCTGGCCCACGTCGCCGCCATGCGCGAGAAGGGTTGCGTGGTCGAGGAATTGCCCCTGCCGGCGTCGACCAGGGCGGGCATCTTCGTGGCGCCGACCCTGATCGAGATCGCCGGCCTGGACCTCCTGGAACGCGAAGTGTTCGGCCCGGTCCTGCACGTGCTGCGCTACCGGCGCGACGACCTGGACGCCCTGGTCGACCGGATCAACGCGACCGGTTACGCCCTGACCGCGGCCGTGCATACCCGCATCGACGAGACCATCGCGCATCTGAAGGACCGGCTGGCGGCCGGCAATCTCTATATCAACCGCAACCTGATCGGGGCGGTGGTGGGCGTGCAGCCCTTCGGCGGCCACGGCCTGTCGGGAACCGGCCCCAAGGCTGGCGGCCCGCTCTATCTGCGCCGCCTGCTGGCGCAATGCCGGGACAATGGCCCGGCCCTGGGAACGGTGCCGCCGGGCGCGGCCGCCCTGGCCTGGCGGGCCTGGCTCGCCGCCGCCGGCGGCAAGGCACAGGCGGCAGCGCGCTTCGATGCCTATCTCGCGCGCACTTGCAGCGGTGTGGCGCTGGAACTGCCGGGGCCGGTGGGCGAGCGCAATGTCTATTCCCTGGCGCCGCGCGGCGCCGTGCTGTGCGTGGCGCAGACGGCATTCGGCCTGGCGGCGCAGATCGGCGCGGCACTGGCGACAGGCAACAAGGCGGTCGTCACCGCCGAGCTTGCCGGCCTGCCGGCGGCCTTGTCGGGTGCCGTCGTCGTGGTCGAGGATCGCACCACGGCCAGCTTCGACGTGGTGCTGTTCGAGGGCGACAGCGACGATCTCCAGGCCTTGAACCAGGAGATGGCGGCGCGGCCCGGCGCCATCGTGCCGGTGTTCGGCGTGGCGGCCGACGCCCTGGCCGCGGGTAGCGAAGACTATCCGCTGGAATGGCTATTGTCGGAGCGCGCCATCAGCACCAACACCGCCGCGGCCGGCGGCAATGCCAGCCTGATGACGATCGGGTGA
- a CDS encoding MarC family NAAT transporter, with protein sequence MEILVALKYTSAVVLGLLPIINPLSTVPIFLALTSNMPADMRQQQARKACIYAFAILIAFLYASNAIIALFGISLAGIRVAGGLIILVLSFRMLFSGEDDASRVADDVEEVRRAHVDISFTPLAMPAISGPGSIAVIISYASQIPDDQQVAGYLVITLATLITVAITYVVLYFSSRIARFLGEQGIHALTKIMGFLIACIAIQFIASGIKEFATT encoded by the coding sequence ATGGAAATCCTGGTCGCGCTGAAATACACCTCCGCGGTGGTGCTGGGCCTCTTGCCGATCATCAACCCGCTCAGCACCGTGCCGATCTTCCTGGCGCTGACATCGAACATGCCGGCCGACATGCGCCAGCAGCAGGCGCGCAAGGCCTGCATCTATGCCTTCGCGATCCTCATCGCCTTCCTCTATGCCAGCAACGCCATCATCGCCCTGTTCGGCATCTCGCTGGCCGGCATCCGTGTCGCCGGCGGGCTGATCATCCTGGTGTTGAGCTTCCGCATGCTGTTCTCGGGCGAGGACGATGCCTCGCGCGTCGCCGACGATGTCGAGGAGGTGCGCCGGGCTCATGTCGACATCTCGTTCACGCCCCTGGCCATGCCGGCGATCAGCGGCCCGGGCTCGATCGCCGTGATCATCAGCTATGCCTCCCAGATCCCCGACGACCAGCAGGTCGCCGGCTACCTGGTGATCACCCTGGCCACCTTGATCACCGTGGCCATCACCTATGTCGTGCTCTACTTCTCCAGCCGCATCGCCCGCTTCCTGGGCGAGCAGGGCATCCATGCCCTGACCAAGATCATGGGCTTCCTGATCGCCTGCATCGCGATCCAGTTCATCGCCTCAGGCATCAAGGAATTCGCGACGACGTGA
- a CDS encoding TetR/AcrR family transcriptional regulator — MTGHPRAGRRAASPKTADLSTRDAILEVALDMFATQGYAATSVRALTRAIGLRESSLYNHFEGKEAILTALVNLNGPARSAQRLTSARYKALADDPEAFCRTHAADVLEQWADPQEQKFQHLLFAERQRLENERGLFAKSWFQDEVGAMEAYFRGFAAKSLIKAPDPRETARLFMAGLTFIRMEYFVLPTVPAAPDIVRPQLERYLLNFLATIVLKPAGTRRKP; from the coding sequence ATGACTGGGCATCCACGCGCGGGGCGCCGCGCCGCTTCCCCCAAGACCGCCGACCTCAGCACCCGGGATGCGATCCTTGAGGTTGCACTGGACATGTTCGCGACGCAGGGCTATGCCGCGACGTCCGTCCGTGCCCTGACCCGGGCCATCGGCCTGCGCGAGAGCAGCCTTTACAATCATTTCGAGGGCAAGGAGGCGATCCTCACCGCGCTCGTCAACCTCAACGGGCCGGCCCGCTCGGCCCAGCGCCTCACCAGCGCCCGCTACAAGGCGCTGGCCGACGATCCCGAAGCCTTCTGCCGGACCCATGCCGCCGATGTGCTCGAACAGTGGGCCGATCCGCAGGAGCAGAAATTCCAGCATCTGCTGTTTGCCGAGCGCCAGCGCCTGGAGAACGAACGCGGCCTCTTCGCCAAGTCCTGGTTCCAGGACGAGGTAGGCGCCATGGAAGCCTATTTCCGCGGTTTCGCGGCCAAGAGCCTGATCAAGGCGCCGGACCCCCGGGAGACGGCGCGTCTGTTCATGGCCGGCCTCACCTTCATCCGCATGGAATATTTCGTGCTGCCGACCGTGCCCGCGGCCCCCGACATCGTGCGGCCGCAGCTCGAGCGCTACCTGCTGAACTTCCTGGCGACCATCGTGCTCAAGCCGGCGGGCACGCGGCGCAAGCCGTAA
- a CDS encoding VOC family protein — MSRIFGAVRQNGYVVRDIRGAMDHWVNVMGIGPWFYVDRVQTDFFRHRGVASDLHMSVALANTGDLQIELIQQRNEAPSMYREFLDAGREGLQHMAYWSTDYQGLYDKALSLGYRVGQEGQIGGEQGRFAYFDAEGHPGTVIEISDISGAKGFFFEHVRQAAIGWDGTDPIRELGR; from the coding sequence ATGAGCAGGATATTCGGCGCGGTGCGCCAGAACGGCTATGTGGTGCGGGATATCCGCGGTGCCATGGATCACTGGGTGAATGTGATGGGCATCGGTCCCTGGTTCTATGTCGACCGGGTCCAGACCGACTTCTTCCGTCACCGGGGCGTGGCCTCCGACCTGCACATGAGCGTGGCGCTCGCCAATACCGGCGACCTCCAGATCGAACTGATCCAGCAGCGCAACGAGGCACCTTCCATGTACCGCGAATTCCTCGATGCCGGTCGCGAAGGCCTTCAGCACATGGCCTATTGGAGCACGGACTACCAGGGCCTCTACGACAAGGCGCTGTCGCTCGGCTACCGGGTGGGGCAGGAAGGGCAGATCGGCGGCGAGCAGGGCCGCTTCGCCTATTTCGATGCCGAAGGCCATCCCGGCACGGTGATCGAGATCTCCGACATCAGCGGCGCCAAGGGCTTCTTCTTCGAGCATGTCCGCCAGGCCGCGATCGGCTGGGATGGCACCGATCCCATCCGCGAGCTGGGCCGCTGA
- a CDS encoding zinc-binding dehydrogenase, with product MARGRPGHGRRLRRLLRLCDQRLAAHLCHAGGPVLRTGRHLAGRPPDHARRAGDQWPAAARPVGPDPGGEFGRGPHGPADGQVPGAGLVVGTSTSAERRVRLADFGADVAIDSSAPDWVEQVYKATGGEGVDLLIDLVAGPVMIGNLEATKIGGRMVNVGRLGGSRGEFDSDIHSLRRITFVGVTFRTRTTQEVAQVVERATLALGPALNQGLLRQPVDMVFPRDQVAEAFERMARNQHFGKIVLSLGEARGTP from the coding sequence ATGGCGCGTGGGCGACCGGGTCATGGGCGCCGGCTTCGGCGCCTTCTCCGACTATGTGATCAGCGACTGGCAGCGCATCTATGCCATGCCGGTGGGCCTGTCCTTCGAACAGGCCGCCACCTTGCCGGTCGCCCTCCAGACCATGCACGACGCGCTGGTGACCAATGGCCTGCTGCAGCCCGGCCAGTCGGTCCTGATCCAGGGGGCGAGTTCGGGCGTGGGCCTCATGGGCCTGCAGATGGCCAAGTTCCTGGGGCCGGGCTGGTCGTCGGGACCTCCACCTCGGCGGAGCGGCGCGTGCGCCTGGCAGATTTCGGCGCCGACGTGGCCATCGACTCCAGCGCCCCCGACTGGGTGGAACAGGTCTACAAGGCCACGGGTGGCGAAGGCGTGGACCTGCTCATCGACCTCGTCGCCGGCCCCGTGATGATCGGCAACCTCGAGGCAACGAAGATCGGCGGCCGCATGGTCAACGTCGGCCGCCTGGGCGGCAGCCGCGGCGAGTTTGATTCCGACATCCATTCCCTGCGCCGCATCACCTTCGTCGGTGTGACCTTCCGCACGCGCACGACGCAGGAGGTGGCACAGGTCGTGGAACGGGCGACGCTCGCTCTCGGCCCGGCCTTGAACCAAGGCCTGCTGCGCCAGCCGGTCGACATGGTGTTCCCCCGCGACCAGGTGGCGGAAGCGTTCGAGCGCATGGCCCGAAACCAGCACTTCGGCAAGATCGTCCTGTCGCTGGGCGAGGCGCGGGGAACCCCATGA
- a CDS encoding MBL fold metallo-hydrolase: protein MSIRIHHLNCGTMCPLCERLINGQGSWRKPGRLICHCLLIETPQALVMVDTGIGQHDIREPARRLGAGFLPLLRPQLRLAETAHAQITSLGYDPRDVRHIIPTHLDMDHAGGLSDFPDAQVHVFKPEMRAVLHPRRLDLVRFRQPQFEHKPHWVVHDTMTERWFDFDAIRPIQEMAADILIVPLIGHTEGHVGVAVKQGERWLLHCGDAYYHHSQVTATPQAPLGLKIFEAAVQTLRQPRLQNQARLRRLAADHGDEVELFCAHDPVELDRYTNAT from the coding sequence ATGAGCATCCGCATCCATCATCTCAACTGCGGCACCATGTGCCCGCTGTGCGAACGGCTGATCAACGGCCAGGGCAGTTGGCGCAAACCCGGCAGGCTGATCTGTCATTGTCTGCTGATCGAGACGCCACAAGCCCTGGTGATGGTGGATACCGGCATCGGCCAGCACGACATCCGCGAACCCGCGCGCCGGCTGGGCGCCGGGTTTCTGCCGCTGTTGCGGCCGCAACTCCGCCTGGCGGAAACCGCGCACGCGCAGATCACGTCCCTGGGCTATGACCCCCGCGATGTCCGCCACATCATCCCGACCCATCTAGACATGGATCACGCGGGGGGCTTGAGCGATTTTCCCGACGCGCAGGTGCATGTGTTCAAGCCCGAGATGCGGGCCGTCCTGCACCCGCGCCGGCTAGACCTGGTGCGTTTCCGCCAGCCGCAATTCGAGCACAAGCCGCACTGGGTCGTCCATGATACCATGACCGAGCGCTGGTTCGACTTCGACGCCATCCGGCCGATTCAGGAAATGGCGGCCGATATCCTGATCGTTCCGCTGATCGGCCACACCGAAGGTCATGTCGGCGTGGCCGTGAAACAGGGCGAGCGCTGGCTGCTTCACTGCGGCGATGCCTACTATCACCACAGCCAGGTGACGGCGACGCCGCAAGCGCCGCTCGGCCTCAAGATCTTCGAGGCGGCCGTGCAGACGCTGCGCCAGCCGCGTCTGCAAAACCAGGCCCGGCTGCGCCGACTGGCGGCCGATCACGGCGACGAGGTGGAACTTTTCTGTGCCCACGATCCAGTGGAATTGGACCGCTACACGAACGCCACCTAG
- a CDS encoding ester cyclase encodes MEDLKAARERTIRAHMQLENEADWEAVLATFERPRYEFQVPFPGTDGATSVFDGREQVMAYFSGSRAAFPDLGNEVIHVVVGDGDIAMVEFYLVGTHLNPLKTPFGDLPPTGKRIKVRMAATFEFKPGSDKIVSERPYTDPRAILRQLGIAA; translated from the coding sequence ATGGAAGACCTGAAGGCGGCGCGCGAACGCACCATCCGCGCCCATATGCAACTCGAGAACGAGGCCGACTGGGAGGCCGTGCTGGCTACCTTCGAGCGTCCCCGCTACGAGTTCCAGGTGCCGTTTCCGGGCACGGACGGCGCCACCAGCGTGTTCGACGGGCGCGAGCAGGTGATGGCTTATTTCAGCGGCTCTCGCGCGGCATTTCCAGACCTGGGCAATGAAGTGATTCACGTCGTGGTCGGCGATGGCGACATCGCCATGGTCGAATTCTACCTGGTCGGCACCCACCTCAATCCGTTGAAAACCCCGTTCGGCGATCTCCCGCCCACCGGCAAGCGGATCAAGGTGCGCATGGCCGCCACCTTCGAGTTCAAGCCCGGCTCCGACAAGATCGTCAGCGAACGCCCCTACACCGATCCCCGGGCGATCCTGCGGCAGCTTGGCATTGCCGCCTAG
- a CDS encoding Clp protease/crotonase-like domain-containing protein: MAVALTRQMLYRNSAQPHPIEAHRVDSLAMFYTSIADGKEGVAAFLEKRDAQFAGKASQMPPFYPWWKG, translated from the coding sequence GTGGCAGTCGCCCTGACGCGCCAGATGCTCTACCGCAACAGCGCGCAGCCCCACCCGATCGAAGCCCACCGGGTGGACAGCTTGGCCATGTTCTACACCTCGATCGCCGACGGCAAGGAGGGGGTGGCGGCCTTCCTCGAGAAGCGCGACGCGCAATTTGCCGGCAAGGCCTCGCAGATGCCGCCGTTCTATCCGTGGTGGAAGGGGTAG
- a CDS encoding enoyl-CoA hydratase-related protein produces the protein MTYATLIYAVDDGILTLTLNRPDKLNAFTVEMANELVHAFNRASDDDAVRAIVVTGAGRAFCAGMDLGTGGNVFGLDEAQEPTVQDMQDRLDDPVMIEGVRDTGGRVTLAIYDCKKPVIAAINGAAVGIGATMTLAMDFRLASEKARIGFVFGRLGVVMEACSSWFLPRVVGLQQALEWTYSADIFDADEARRGGLVKSVLAPSTCWRRPMPWRASSPTTARPWQSP, from the coding sequence TTGACCTACGCGACCCTCATTTATGCCGTGGATGACGGCATCCTGACCCTGACCTTGAACCGGCCCGACAAGCTGAACGCCTTCACGGTCGAGATGGCCAACGAGCTGGTTCATGCCTTCAACCGGGCGAGCGACGACGATGCCGTTCGCGCCATCGTCGTCACCGGGGCGGGGCGGGCCTTCTGTGCCGGCATGGATCTTGGTACCGGCGGCAATGTCTTCGGCCTGGACGAGGCCCAGGAGCCGACCGTCCAGGACATGCAGGACCGCCTGGACGATCCGGTGATGATCGAAGGCGTGCGGGACACCGGCGGCCGGGTGACCCTGGCGATCTATGACTGCAAGAAACCGGTGATCGCCGCCATCAATGGCGCGGCGGTCGGCATCGGTGCCACCATGACCCTGGCCATGGATTTCCGCCTGGCATCGGAGAAGGCGCGCATCGGCTTCGTCTTCGGGCGCTTGGGCGTGGTCATGGAAGCCTGTTCGAGCTGGTTCCTGCCCCGCGTGGTGGGCCTGCAGCAGGCCCTGGAATGGACCTACAGCGCCGATATTTTCGATGCCGACGAGGCCCGGCGCGGCGGCCTGGTAAAATCGGTCCTTGCCCCGAGCACCTGCTGGAGGAGGCCTATGCCCTGGCGCGCAAGTTCACCCACAACCGCTCGCCCGTGGCAGTCGCCCTGA
- a CDS encoding alpha/beta hydrolase family protein yields the protein MGVRKAALAEPPAPWWERVPKDYHRRPVGTEIDRRYPLTTAISAGLDMLTCTGLGATVGSLLAANMMMPGQNFAREIARLDIYATLAANGAAAASFQAPPAQVPVIETSTVFFGFQPFSIRTSLLSFDSPYEPVDKAIRGPYARMGGGGRAYAQYWSHRGGARKTLIFVHGFIADPYWFNARMFGLRKLYQAGYDILLVTLPFHGYRKAWFEPFSGFGYFSRGMGHINEAMLQAVLDLRIFVDYLLKRGAPHVGIAGYSLGGYMSAIMAAVEPRLSFAIPMCPVVSVVDAAMDWPSTRLLFGQFLRLTGLDLPDLRQATAVHSPLTYAPALPAGRRLIMSASGDRLTTPRQVALLRDHWPGSEMYWFPGNHLMHFERAKYQEHMRRFMDRCTA from the coding sequence ATGGGGGTCCGTAAAGCAGCGCTTGCCGAGCCGCCCGCTCCCTGGTGGGAGCGGGTGCCCAAGGACTATCATCGCCGCCCGGTCGGCACCGAGATCGACCGTCGTTACCCGTTGACGACGGCGATCTCGGCCGGCCTGGACATGCTGACCTGCACCGGCCTGGGCGCGACCGTGGGCAGCCTGCTGGCCGCCAACATGATGATGCCGGGGCAGAATTTCGCCCGCGAGATCGCCAGGCTGGACATCTACGCCACCTTGGCCGCCAACGGCGCCGCCGCCGCCAGCTTCCAGGCGCCGCCGGCCCAGGTGCCGGTGATCGAAACCTCGACCGTGTTCTTCGGCTTCCAGCCGTTCAGCATCCGCACCAGCCTGCTGTCCTTCGACAGTCCCTATGAGCCGGTCGACAAGGCCATTCGCGGCCCCTACGCCCGTATGGGCGGGGGCGGGCGGGCCTATGCCCAGTACTGGTCGCACCGCGGCGGCGCCCGCAAGACGCTGATCTTCGTCCATGGCTTCATCGCCGATCCCTATTGGTTCAATGCCCGCATGTTCGGGCTGCGCAAGCTCTACCAGGCCGGCTACGACATCCTGCTGGTTACCCTGCCGTTCCACGGCTATCGCAAGGCCTGGTTCGAGCCGTTCAGCGGCTTTGGCTATTTCAGCCGGGGCATGGGCCATATCAACGAGGCGATGCTGCAGGCCGTGCTCGACCTGCGCATCTTCGTCGATTACCTGCTGAAACGCGGCGCGCCGCATGTCGGCATCGCCGGCTACAGCCTGGGCGGCTATATGTCGGCGATCATGGCGGCGGTGGAGCCGCGCCTGTCCTTCGCCATTCCCATGTGCCCGGTGGTCTCCGTCGTCGACGCGGCGATGGACTGGCCCAGCACCCGGCTGCTGTTTGGCCAGTTTCTGCGCCTGACCGGCCTCGACCTGCCCGACCTGCGCCAGGCGACGGCGGTGCATTCGCCGCTGACCTATGCCCCCGCGCTGCCCGCCGGCCGGCGCCTGATCATGAGCGCGTCGGGCGACCGCCTGACCACGCCGCGCCAGGTCGCCCTGCTGCGCGATCATTGGCCGGGCAGCGAGATGTACTGGTTCCCCGGCAACCATCTGATGCATTTCGAGCGGGCCAAATATCAGGAGCATATGCGTCGGTTCATGGACCGTTGCACCGCCTGA